ATTGCGCCAACGTCACCGAGCTGGCGAAGACCGACCCGGCCGAGCTCGCCCACATCGTCGAGGTCGCGCAATCGATCGCCGACAAGGAATTCCACGGCGCCTACCGCCTGATCTTCAACACCGGCGAGGATGCCGGCCAGTCCGTTTTGCACGCCCACGCGCATGTGCTCACCGGCGAGAAGCTGGAAGAGTAGGAGAGCGGTGGCAAGCGCTAAACGAGTCATCACCATCCCCACCACCCTCGACCCGGTGGCCGTGCTCGGCCCGGGCGACGACGTG
This Bifidobacterium sp. ESL0790 DNA region includes the following protein-coding sequences:
- a CDS encoding histidine triad nucleotide-binding protein; the protein is MADDCLFCKIIAGDIPSDKVYEDETTYAFKDINPKAKVHVLIVPKKHCANVTELAKTDPAELAHIVEVAQSIADKEFHGAYRLIFNTGEDAGQSVLHAHAHVLTGEKLEE